The Candidatus Nitrosocosmicus franklandus genome contains a region encoding:
- a CDS encoding DDE-type integrase/transposase/recombinase, protein MLTRNRTPSKYVYYALHLYFSGLSLRRASERLSQLFKRNHVSIWNWIQKYKPQKMQSRRRKVLEYIVDETMLKVRSEYIWLWVAIEPKNRQILALSISKERNMFVAERYLSNLIKVHGKHPVSTDDGGTWYPMACQFLKLDHHIHSSYEKSVIERTMQYIKDRTESFDDYFPCRVKNCKLKHVHNWLRLFIDYHNREIKHVN, encoded by the coding sequence ATGCTTACTAGAAACAGAACGCCTTCAAAGTATGTATATTATGCACTACATCTATACTTTTCAGGTCTTTCTCTCAGGAGAGCCTCCGAAAGACTATCTCAACTTTTCAAAAGAAATCATGTTTCCATCTGGAACTGGATTCAAAAGTACAAACCCCAAAAGATGCAGTCACGCAGAAGAAAGGTTCTGGAGTATATTGTAGATGAAACGATGTTAAAGGTGAGATCAGAATACATCTGGCTATGGGTAGCAATAGAGCCTAAAAACAGACAAATTCTCGCACTATCTATCTCTAAGGAAAGAAACATGTTTGTTGCAGAAAGATATCTTTCTAATTTGATCAAAGTTCATGGAAAGCACCCAGTTTCGACTGATGATGGTGGGACTTGGTATCCCATGGCTTGTCAGTTTCTCAAACTCGATCACCATATTCATTCCTCTTACGAGAAAAGTGTAATCGAAAGAACGATGCAATATATCAAGGATAGAACCGAAAGTTTCGATGACTATTTTCCTTGCAGAGTAAAGAATTGTAAGTTGAAGCATGTACACAATTGGTTGCGGTTATTTATTGACTATCATAACAGAGAAATAAAACATGTTAACTGA
- a CDS encoding ATP cone domain-containing protein codes for MTADANTEQKRSTFYPLSELTVLKRSGNSEKFNQEKLARGITRAGTPYMLANDISKSITSKLASNPHIDNVILSSKLREYVSTELRQRNQNTIAESYLGYSKNSVTSISEEQLKNNKYNSKVSQTTNTRQKQFAKDKDNTSGRNTKRGI; via the coding sequence ATGACCGCAGATGCCAATACAGAACAAAAACGGTCAACATTTTACCCCTTATCGGAATTGACCGTTTTAAAAAGAAGTGGGAATTCTGAGAAATTTAACCAAGAAAAACTAGCCAGGGGAATTACAAGAGCTGGTACTCCATACATGCTTGCTAATGATATCTCAAAATCAATTACAAGCAAATTGGCCTCAAATCCTCATATCGATAACGTCATTCTTTCAAGTAAACTTCGAGAATACGTTTCAACAGAGTTGAGACAGAGAAATCAAAATACGATCGCCGAATCGTACTTGGGATATAGCAAGAATAGCGTTACATCTATTAGCGAAGAGCAACTAAAAAATAATAAATACAACTCCAAGGTATCCCAAACTACAAACACTCGTCAGAAGCAATTTGCAAAAGATAAAGATAATACCTCTGGAAGAAATACAAAAAGAGGAATCTAG
- a CDS encoding sialidase family protein — MILGNHSLFEYSESRLASPQVVTTYNFTQGHNPSVAVNPNTGELFAVYTLTENNSTNIYITKSQDSGNSFSIPVRINDKPGDAADTWNTIPICFGSNNEVYVAWMVSKEDPDFPYGITELRVSRSLDGGNTFSPAVNPVTGYKSEKAFFDLSVTGNQTLYLSFLDSLTNESGTRIIDYPSSFKLVKSVDGGKSFALPSTIDNQNCVCCQTVSAVGLDGEIYFSWRDSQYEQDIIPVDPNNPYNYGFSNGSLFDDFDYEDYETIRDIVVRHTVDNGTGEEFSPITKVSQDKWYITGCPDAGPGMAFDSVGRLHVAWFTGSKTAPNGTGYYYAYSDDKGLTFSESIPLLTDEEFIPPTQVSVGVDNRDNVWITFSDQRSSDVVRYSEIRDDHQGKVHLSIVDNDHQVIFNSSIIDGQIHELVDLAVSGNDDVAFIAYRDGNNAKISVVTANIATNTTLTNDNFA; from the coding sequence ATGATTTTAGGAAACCATTCGTTATTTGAATACTCTGAATCTCGATTAGCTTCTCCTCAGGTAGTTACTACTTATAACTTTACTCAAGGACATAACCCGTCTGTTGCCGTAAATCCCAACACTGGAGAATTGTTTGCTGTATATACTTTAACGGAGAATAATTCTACAAATATTTATATTACAAAGTCTCAAGATAGTGGTAACTCATTTAGCATACCAGTACGTATTAATGACAAACCCGGAGATGCTGCCGATACATGGAACACTATTCCGATATGCTTTGGTTCGAATAATGAAGTGTATGTTGCATGGATGGTTTCTAAGGAAGATCCAGACTTTCCATACGGGATTACTGAATTACGTGTATCCAGGTCTTTGGATGGAGGGAATACCTTTTCACCGGCTGTCAATCCCGTAACTGGTTACAAAAGTGAAAAGGCATTCTTTGATCTGAGTGTGACTGGGAATCAGACACTTTATTTGTCATTTCTTGATAGTCTCACAAATGAATCTGGTACAAGAATAATTGATTACCCTTCAAGCTTTAAATTGGTGAAATCGGTTGATGGAGGAAAATCTTTTGCCTTGCCTTCTACCATTGATAATCAAAACTGTGTTTGCTGTCAAACAGTTTCTGCAGTGGGTCTTGATGGAGAAATATATTTCTCATGGCGAGATTCCCAGTATGAACAAGATATTATTCCCGTAGATCCAAATAATCCATACAATTATGGGTTTAGTAATGGATCTCTATTCGATGATTTTGACTATGAAGACTATGAGACTATTCGAGATATAGTAGTAAGACATACAGTGGATAACGGAACTGGCGAGGAGTTTAGTCCTATTACAAAAGTTAGTCAGGATAAATGGTATATTACTGGTTGCCCTGATGCTGGACCTGGTATGGCTTTTGACAGCGTGGGACGCTTACATGTGGCCTGGTTTACCGGAAGTAAAACTGCTCCAAATGGCACAGGTTATTACTATGCCTATTCAGACGATAAAGGTTTAACCTTTAGCGAGTCTATCCCGTTGTTAACTGATGAAGAATTTATTCCTCCTACACAAGTTAGTGTAGGAGTTGACAATAGAGATAATGTGTGGATTACTTTTTCTGATCAGAGGAGTTCAGATGTAGTTAGATACTCTGAAATTAGGGATGATCATCAGGGTAAAGTTCATTTGAGCATCGTAGACAATGATCATCAAGTGATATTTAACAGCTCAATAATAGATGGACAGATACATGAATTGGTGGATCTGGCAGTAAGTGGTAACGATGATGTTGCTTTCATTGCTTACCGAGATGGAAATAACGCCAAAATTTCTGTGGTGACGGCCAATATTGCTACCAATACTACTCTAACAAATGATAATTTTGCCTAG
- a CDS encoding IS5 family transposase (programmed frameshift) — protein MRRIPDELWDEFKKILPKEKPPKTVGRPIIPYKQVLDGILYVLRTGCQWKMLPKEYGSGSTCHRRFQEWNKLDVFKNAWIKLLKDYDDKIGLNWTWQSIDSISIKSSLGGPKTGNNPTDRSKLGTKRHILTEKKGIPLSVVISPASTHDINLVTDVVDNTVIKRPKSLSRSRRRRRRLQHLCLDKGYKSAEEEQELIKRGYVLHIPIKKKKGKKGEIGKEISMPNRKKYSSKRWVVERTNSWHNRFRKLFTRYEKKDENYLGLAQFSCSIIIYRKLILG, from the exons ATCAGAAGGATTCCCGATGAATTATGGGACGAGTTTAAGAAGATACTGCCTAAAGAAAAGCCTCCAAAAACTGTGGGTAGACCGATTATTCCATATAAACAAGTACTGGATGGGATCCTTTACGTTCTTAGAACGGGGTGCCAATGGAAGATGCTTCCAAAAGAATATGGTTCAGGTTCTACCTGTCACAGGAGATTTCAGGAGTGGAATAAACTGGATGTATTTAAAAATGCATGGATCAAACTATTGAAAGATTATGATGATAAAATTGGTCTCAACTGGACGTGGCAATCCATAGACAGTATATCCATAAAGTCATCTTTAGGGGGGCCAA AGACTGGAAATAATCCCACAGACAGGAGCAAACTAGGCACAAAAAGACACATTTTGACAGAGAAGAAAGGTATTCCTCTATCGGTTGTAATTTCACCTGCTAGCACTCACGACATCAATCTGGTAACAGATGTAGTCGATAATACAGTAATAAAAAGACCAAAATCATTATCCAGATCGAGACGACGACGACGACGATTACAACATCTGTGTCTTGATAAGGGATACAAATCTGCAGAGGAAGAACAGGAATTAATCAAACGAGGATATGTTCTGCACATTCCAATCAAGAAGAAAAAAGGGAAGAAAGGTGAAATTGGCAAAGAAATATCAATGCCAAACCGTAAGAAATATTCTTCCAAGAGATGGGTTGTAGAGAGAACGAATTCATGGCATAACAGGTTTAGGAAACTCTTCACACGATATGAAAAGAAGGATGAAAACTATCTTGGTCTAGCACAGTTCTCTTGTAGTATAATCATCTATAGAAAGTTAATTTTGGGATAG
- a CDS encoding UDP-3-O-(3-hydroxymyristoyl)glucosamine N-acyltransferase: MESGYIIEGQSLKIVKYVSSISKGVTYDLVFCSYDGYEGILAIARSNAGVILCKKSMIGRIHPNKKKNQVLVFVDNPRFEFTRIAKRITRSTNLESNKVIVGGVISPTATIADSAKIGRDCYIGDHVVIGKDCIIGDNTMIESKVNLQNCIVGDGCIIQPNTTIGYDGFAFERCPDTLELEKFPHYGKVIIENDVEIYANCSIARGSLSDTVIGQGTKIDALCHVAHNVSIGKNTELTAGTIIGGSTTIGNNCWFGLNSTVKNKLKIGNKVIVGSGSSVINNIDDEDIVAGVPAKSIKNKITINKEKLFLMAGQYHK; encoded by the coding sequence ATTGAGTCAGGTTATATTATTGAAGGTCAAAGCCTAAAAATAGTAAAATACGTTTCATCAATATCTAAAGGAGTAACTTATGATCTGGTATTTTGTTCATACGATGGATATGAAGGTATTTTAGCCATTGCTAGGTCAAATGCTGGTGTTATTCTTTGTAAAAAAAGCATGATAGGACGTATTCATCCCAACAAGAAAAAGAATCAGGTCCTTGTATTTGTAGATAATCCACGATTTGAATTTACCAGAATTGCAAAAAGGATTACCCGTAGTACTAACTTAGAATCCAACAAAGTAATAGTGGGAGGTGTAATATCTCCCACAGCCACAATAGCTGATTCAGCAAAAATAGGTAGAGATTGTTATATTGGAGACCATGTTGTCATTGGCAAAGATTGCATAATAGGAGACAACACAATGATTGAATCCAAAGTAAATCTACAAAATTGTATAGTAGGTGATGGCTGCATAATTCAACCAAACACCACAATAGGCTATGATGGTTTTGCTTTTGAAAGATGCCCTGATACACTGGAACTTGAAAAGTTTCCTCATTACGGCAAGGTAATTATAGAAAACGATGTTGAAATATATGCTAACTGTTCAATTGCACGCGGCTCTCTATCTGATACAGTAATAGGACAGGGTACAAAGATAGACGCACTATGTCATGTTGCTCACAATGTAAGCATTGGTAAAAATACTGAATTAACTGCAGGTACAATAATAGGAGGAAGTACCACAATAGGCAATAACTGTTGGTTTGGATTAAACAGCACTGTGAAAAATAAATTAAAAATAGGAAACAAGGTTATTGTTGGTTCTGGTAGTTCGGTTATAAACAATATTGATGATGAGGATATAGTTGCAGGTGTTCCAGCCAAATCGATAAAAAATAAGATAACTATAAACAAGGAGAAACTATTCTTGATGGCTGGACAATATCACAAGTGA